A genomic window from Osmia bicornis bicornis chromosome 4, iOsmBic2.1, whole genome shotgun sequence includes:
- the LOC114879479 gene encoding RISC-loading complex subunit TARBP2-like isoform X1, translating to MNKTPVSILQEMMVKKHTVPNYELIHDGGGTHMNTFTYQVTCDGLSATGTGRSKKDAKHEAAKAMLETIAAHRGYPQLPASPAQSPVRTPLPQPVPEVPRIPPNVPFVNAIGALQDLCVENNLQEPQYTQISDVGPPHAKIFTIQCGVSTFKEVGVARTKKQAKQEAAKKMLEKISDLVSSIEDDTNDTTNVDKSNALAKASYLLLSRLPSSKKVNLGIKIAEYHTKLKSSFTSNVCDELIQTLESLIPEDYNDVSEEFVEDLLGKFSDFLLTLNLQIEVKTMKSNVPDKHVVIMKIDSSPPISQVSCENTITQARFTAIQELINIMIFFLK from the exons ATGAATAAAACACCTGTATCTATTTTACAAGAAATGATGGTGAAGAAGCACACAGTGCCTAACTATGAACTTATTCACGATGGTGGAGGTACTCATATGAATACTTTTACATACCAAGTAACATGTGATGGTTTAAGTGCAACTGGTACAGGACGTTCTAAAAAGGATGCAAAACATGAAGCTGCAAAAGCAATGTTAGAAACTATTGCAGCACATAGAGGTTATCCACAGTTACCAGCATCACCTGCACAATCACCTGTTAGAACACCTTTACCTCAGCCAGTTCCTGAAGTACCTCGAATTCCACCAAATGTACCATTTGTTAATGCTATTGGTGCTTTACAG GATTTATgcgtagaaaataatttacaagaGCCTCAATACACACAAATTAGTGATGTTGGACCGCCACATGCAAAAATTTTTACTATCCAATGTGGAGTATCAACTTTTAAAGAAGTTGGGGTTGCAAGAACAAAAAAGCAAGCCAAACAAGAAGCTGCTAAAAAGATGCTGGAGAAAATAAGTGATTTAGTGTCCTCTATAGAGGATGATACAAATGATACAACAAACGTAGATAAGAGTAATGCTCTTGCAAAAGCTAGTTATCTTTTATTGTCAAGGTTACCTTCAAGTAAAAAAGTAAATTTAGGTATTAAGATAGCAGAATATCATACGAAACTAAAAAGTAGTTTCACTAGTAATGTATGTGATGAGCTAATTCAAACATTAGAATCGTTGATTCCTGAAGATTATAATGATGTTTCTGAAGAATTTGTAGAAGATTTATTAGGcaaattttcagattttttgttAACTTTGAATTTACAAATTGAAGTTAAAACTATGAAGTCTAATGTACCAGATAAACATGTTGTAATTATGAAGATAGATTCTTCACCTCCGATTAGCCAAGTTTCATGTGAAAATACAATAACACAAGCTAGGTTTACTGCAATacaagaattaattaatataatgatatttttcttgAAGTAA
- the LOC114879479 gene encoding RISC-loading complex subunit tarbp2-like isoform X2: MMVKKHTVPNYELIHDGGGTHMNTFTYQVTCDGLSATGTGRSKKDAKHEAAKAMLETIAAHRGYPQLPASPAQSPVRTPLPQPVPEVPRIPPNVPFVNAIGALQDLCVENNLQEPQYTQISDVGPPHAKIFTIQCGVSTFKEVGVARTKKQAKQEAAKKMLEKISDLVSSIEDDTNDTTNVDKSNALAKASYLLLSRLPSSKKVNLGIKIAEYHTKLKSSFTSNVCDELIQTLESLIPEDYNDVSEEFVEDLLGKFSDFLLTLNLQIEVKTMKSNVPDKHVVIMKIDSSPPISQVSCENTITQARFTAIQELINIMIFFLK; this comes from the exons ATGATGGTGAAGAAGCACACAGTGCCTAACTATGAACTTATTCACGATGGTGGAGGTACTCATATGAATACTTTTACATACCAAGTAACATGTGATGGTTTAAGTGCAACTGGTACAGGACGTTCTAAAAAGGATGCAAAACATGAAGCTGCAAAAGCAATGTTAGAAACTATTGCAGCACATAGAGGTTATCCACAGTTACCAGCATCACCTGCACAATCACCTGTTAGAACACCTTTACCTCAGCCAGTTCCTGAAGTACCTCGAATTCCACCAAATGTACCATTTGTTAATGCTATTGGTGCTTTACAG GATTTATgcgtagaaaataatttacaagaGCCTCAATACACACAAATTAGTGATGTTGGACCGCCACATGCAAAAATTTTTACTATCCAATGTGGAGTATCAACTTTTAAAGAAGTTGGGGTTGCAAGAACAAAAAAGCAAGCCAAACAAGAAGCTGCTAAAAAGATGCTGGAGAAAATAAGTGATTTAGTGTCCTCTATAGAGGATGATACAAATGATACAACAAACGTAGATAAGAGTAATGCTCTTGCAAAAGCTAGTTATCTTTTATTGTCAAGGTTACCTTCAAGTAAAAAAGTAAATTTAGGTATTAAGATAGCAGAATATCATACGAAACTAAAAAGTAGTTTCACTAGTAATGTATGTGATGAGCTAATTCAAACATTAGAATCGTTGATTCCTGAAGATTATAATGATGTTTCTGAAGAATTTGTAGAAGATTTATTAGGcaaattttcagattttttgttAACTTTGAATTTACAAATTGAAGTTAAAACTATGAAGTCTAATGTACCAGATAAACATGTTGTAATTATGAAGATAGATTCTTCACCTCCGATTAGCCAAGTTTCATGTGAAAATACAATAACACAAGCTAGGTTTACTGCAATacaagaattaattaatataatgatatttttcttgAAGTAA